In the Carassius auratus strain Wakin chromosome 50, ASM336829v1, whole genome shotgun sequence genome, one interval contains:
- the LOC113066661 gene encoding uncharacterized protein LOC113066661 — protein MDFTVMRLAIAQNSDGFRHVLKSSGDNFNLSVLQKGDLILRKSFGPGKKFFHAGIYCGKNEVIQFTCTVPPDQTQISPSSSSSSSCSCSSCQLLTNHQGLVDKISVKKFISGQLFHVYRLNNGPREDLSQRISLAMDDNRDYHLLTNNCLHFALRVLGFSPGPMPESPPQDTGVEISMEETTHLIVVSPRCAPVPVSCVLVPA, from the exons aTGGACTTTACTGTCATGAGGTTGGCTATAGCTCAGAACAGTGATGGATTCAGACATGTACTGAAATCTTCAGGTGATAACTTCAACCTCTCAGTGCTTCAGAAAGGAGACCTTATTCTGAGGAAATCGTTTGGTCCGGGTAAAAAGTTTTTCCATGCTGGAATTTACTGTGGAAAAAATGAAGTCATTCAGTTTACATGTACAG TGCCTCCAGACCAAACCCAAATATCACCATCAAGTTCTAGCAGCTCAAGTTGTAGCTGCTCAAGTTGTCAATTATTGACAAATCACCAGGGGCTTGTGGACAAAATAAGTGTGAAAAAATTCATTTCAGGCCAACTCTTCCACGTTTATCGGTTGAATAATGGCCCCCGCGAAGATCTCTCTCAGAGAATTTCTTTGGCAATGGATGATAATCGAGACTATCATCTCTTAACAAATAACTGTTTGCATTTTGCACTTCGAGTTCTAGGG TTTTCACCAGGGCCCATGCCAGAAAG CCCGCCACAGGATACAG GTGTGGAAATCAGTATGGAAGAAACTACACATCTG atcgttgtttctccccggtgtgctcccgtacctgtttcctgtgtcctagttcctgcctga